The genomic window TAAAGGATCTGCTCACCGGGAAGGATCTTTTCAATTTCATGGGCGACTGTCAAGCCACCTATGCCTGAATCAAATATGCCTATTGGAAGTTCCCGGCGGCCAGACAATGTATTTTAATTATTTTCGACGAAATTAAATGCCCAGCTTTGTTTTTACCAGAGCCGTTACATCCATGGTTTCTTGCGCATACAAAAGGATTCCTGCGCTTGAATCAAATATGTAGGTAAACTGATTTTCTGTGGCCACTTGCTTTATAGCAGTATTTACCTTGTCCAGAAGTGGTTGCAATTTCTGCTGGCGTTTTGTGGCCAGTTCTTTTTGCATGTCTTCCTCAAACTTACTGATCTCGGTTTCTTGTGCTTTCAGTTTGCCCGCTTCCTCGTCAAGAGCTTTTGGCGAGATTTCTCCTGATTGTTCTCTTCTCTGTAGATCTTGATATTTGGTTTGAAGATCCTGTACCATTTGTTGGCCTTTTTTCTCCAATTGAGTTTGTAAAGCTTGCAGTTCTGCATCAGCTTGTTTGACTTCAGGCATTTCAGACAACAATGCCTGAGAATTCAAATAGCCAAATTTTTGTGCAGAAAGATTCGAAGAATTAAATAAAGAAATAAGGATTATTCCTAATGACAATAAAAATAACTTGAATTTCATTTTGTATGCTTAATAATTGAGTGTGCAAATATAGACTTTTAGACAGATAGCAAAAGTCTTAGCGAGGCATCATCTTTATCTTTTTGATGATTTCTTCTGTCTTGTCCATTTCTTTAGAGTAATATATGACTCCGGCGGATCCGCTAGTATCCAATATTACATCCAGACTTTTTCCGACGGCATAATCCTGGATGGCGCCATACACCCTTTCCTGAATCGGCCTGACAAGATCTTGACGTTTGCGGAACAATTCGCCCTCTTCACCAAATTTGTCTTTTTGGAGCTTACGGACGTCCTTTTCCTTGTTCATGATCTCTTCTTCTTTGGCTTTTTTCTGCTCTTCAGTAAGAAGGACCTGTTCCGCCTGGTACTTATTGTACATGGCCTTGATCTTGTCATATTCCAACGAAATTTCTTGCTTCCAAGTCGCAGCCATTTTGTCTAATTCTTCTTGGGCTTTTTTGTAATCATCGACACTTTCGAGCACTTTGTTTACATCAACGAGTGCAAACTTTTGAGCATTCACTTGGCTAAAGCACATTGCCAGAGCGGCAAAAAAGAGGGATTTCAATAAATTCATTTTTTAATTTTTTGATGTTTTAAAACTCTGATTCAAAGGTAGTGGACTTTTTCGAACTACACACTACTGAGACTCAGGGACTCTAACTCCGTTTAAAAGTCAACCGTTTGGCAAATAATGGATTTAACGAGAATTTAACCACCGGCATTTATTTATATATAAATTAAATAAATATTAAATATTTTAAATATAATAATTAACAATATAAAATATTGAAAAAAATAATTTTTATGCTCATTAATTTTTCAAATTACTTATTTAGTTTTGCCTTTTAATCACTTTAAATATTCCGCATGAAAAACCGAATCCTATCCCGCCAACTGTGGCTTTTTCTCCTATTGTTAACATCGAGCAGAATGTTTGCCCAAGTGGTAAACTTTCCACAAGTGCCCATGCCTCCGGGATTGCCAGCCGGACAAGTAGGTTTACATCAATATCTGATCTCGAGTGCTGACGTGATCAACTCCCAGATTGTCTCTGTGTCAAAATCAAACTTGATCCAAGCGATTACCAATGGCAATTTGTCCACCCTACTACCAGGAGACGGATCTCCCATGAGTTGGATAACTCTTCATTTTGATTATACTTCAGAAACGAATTATGAATACATTGGACTGATTACAGACGATGCAGGTGAAGAATACATCAACATTAATATGCATGACAATCAGCTCTATATGGAAATCAACACTGCCACAGGATTTTACAGGCTAATGCCTCTGAGCGATGATGTGCAGGTATTTCTCAATTACCAGGACAATTATGGTGATCAAACCTGTGTGGGCTTAAGCAATCCGGGAGATGGCACCTGGATCGAGCCTGATTGTAATATCCGGGTACCTGCTTGTGATATTAGGATGTTATTCATTATAACCGCTTCTGTAGCAAGTAGATACAATGGTGCCAACTTTTTGCCGGTTGCCGTTACACTTGTGGATCAAGCAAATTCTTCATTCAAAAGATCTGGAGTAGTCCACAGAATTACTCTAGTAGGAATGGAGATTTCAAACGACGTAGGTGGAGATGGTGACGTTTTGTATGAGTTAGCTAGAATGAATATTTACTCTATCTTACTTTCCGGGCAATTAAAAACATTGAGAGAACAGTATCAAGCTGATGTATTGTTTGGAGTGATCAACGATATTTGCGGTCCGGGAGAGACCTATGCAGCAGCATCTACTCCAGCAACTAACGGACCTCCAAGCAATTATGCCGGCTGTTGTGCGGTCGCAAAAGTGGCTCAGGTACTCAATGCCGACTTTACTGGAATACATGAGATCGGACATTGGCTCAACGGAAGGCATACCGACGATCCTACTGCACCTCCGGGAAGAGGCTATATTTTTACAGTACCCAATGTTTATACCAGAGGAACGCTGATGGATAATACCAAAAACATGAAGAGGATAAATTATTACTCTACCCCAAAATTGAAACATTTGGGTGTACCTATCGGTGACGCCGATCATAATAATGTGTGCAATATGAATGCTTATGGATGCACTGTAGCAGAACTAAAACCCAGTTCTACCTGCTCTTACACAAGCACATCAGACTTTGACAATGACTGTACACCAACTACTGTAACCATTGAAACCAAGCCAACAAGAAATTCTCCCACAAATTGCCACGTACCTGGAGTGACAGAGTATGAATTTTTCTACAGCACAAATGGTGTAAATTATACTTTGATTTGCCCAAGATCCACCAGTAATATCTGTACATTCAATGTTCCGATATTCAATGTGCTTTTTGTTAAGACAAAAATTTATCATCAGGGCAATGTATTTATCAATAGTAAAACTTTGCGCAAACAGTGCATAGCAGGTGTGACTAGCAGAGCAAAAGAAAGTATGGAGTGGGATGTGTTTCATTCACCAAGTGAAGATCAAATTGAAATTCATTGGTATCAGTCTTCCAACCAAATTTCTGCTGGCAGTCCTGTGTTCAGAATCTATAATGTTCAAGGAGTAGTGATTAAAGAAATCACTGGGAAGTCAGAATATGATATATTTGTACCATCGAGGAGTTTGGCTAACGGGATATATTATGTTCAGATGACTTATGACCATCAGACAGAAATTAAGTCATTTTTCAAAGCAAATTAATATGAAAAGCACATTCCTATTTGCATTAGTTTGTATGGTTTATACATACGTTCACGCACAAGAAAATCCTGTCCAAGCTAATATTGATGAAACAGCTGAATTTCAGCTGAACTGGGAGACACCTGATGCAATTGCATTTACCAGCTGCGAAATGCAGGAGGGAAACAGTCGAAATACGAGATATAATGGCTGTGCTACTGCCGTTGTAAATGGACAGAAGAAGTTCTATTATCCAAATGTATATTATTATCCTGAACTCAATAAAATTGACATTTCTTTGTACCAGTTTAATGACTTTGGTTCTCCAGTAGAACAGCTATTGTTGCAGAAATTTGATGCAGCACCCGGAAGTTTCACATTAGGAGAAACGATTTACTGTAATGCAACTTATTATTATTTGAGGGAAGAAGGTTGTACTGCTTCTGGTAGTTATCATTTTGAAAGTAACCGGGAGGATAATTCGCACAATGTATTGAAAATAATAGATTTTAATCCTGTCACAAGAATTGTAAAAGCAAGATTCAGGTGCATGTTGAAATATGATTTTGATTTGCACAACAATATGTTTGAAGTTAGGGATTTGCAATTTGAAGATGGCATTATCATTGCCAAATTGATTAATGACTTTTAATTATTTATTTTGTTTTCATTTCTAGGTGAAAATTATATAGGGTGGATATTATCTTTATTACGCCTTCCTATTTAATCAGTGGAATCAGGTAAGTTTGATGATGAAAGGACAAACCTGATTCCATTTTTTTTGATGTTCTTTACTTGATTATTAACTGATAAAGTGATATCATATCTTTTGTTGCCATC from Saprospiraceae bacterium includes these protein-coding regions:
- a CDS encoding T9SS type A sorting domain-containing protein; the encoded protein is MKNRILSRQLWLFLLLLTSSRMFAQVVNFPQVPMPPGLPAGQVGLHQYLISSADVINSQIVSVSKSNLIQAITNGNLSTLLPGDGSPMSWITLHFDYTSETNYEYIGLITDDAGEEYININMHDNQLYMEINTATGFYRLMPLSDDVQVFLNYQDNYGDQTCVGLSNPGDGTWIEPDCNIRVPACDIRMLFIITASVASRYNGANFLPVAVTLVDQANSSFKRSGVVHRITLVGMEISNDVGGDGDVLYELARMNIYSILLSGQLKTLREQYQADVLFGVINDICGPGETYAAASTPATNGPPSNYAGCCAVAKVAQVLNADFTGIHEIGHWLNGRHTDDPTAPPGRGYIFTVPNVYTRGTLMDNTKNMKRINYYSTPKLKHLGVPIGDADHNNVCNMNAYGCTVAELKPSSTCSYTSTSDFDNDCTPTTVTIETKPTRNSPTNCHVPGVTEYEFFYSTNGVNYTLICPRSTSNICTFNVPIFNVLFVKTKIYHQGNVFINSKTLRKQCIAGVTSRAKESMEWDVFHSPSEDQIEIHWYQSSNQISAGSPVFRIYNVQGVVIKEITGKSEYDIFVPSRSLANGIYYVQMTYDHQTEIKSFFKAN
- a CDS encoding OmpH family outer membrane protein, giving the protein MKFKLFLLSLGIILISLFNSSNLSAQKFGYLNSQALLSEMPEVKQADAELQALQTQLEKKGQQMVQDLQTKYQDLQRREQSGEISPKALDEEAGKLKAQETEISKFEEDMQKELATKRQQKLQPLLDKVNTAIKQVATENQFTYIFDSSAGILLYAQETMDVTALVKTKLGI
- a CDS encoding OmpH family outer membrane protein, with protein sequence MNLLKSLFFAALAMCFSQVNAQKFALVDVNKVLESVDDYKKAQEELDKMAATWKQEISLEYDKIKAMYNKYQAEQVLLTEEQKKAKEEEIMNKEKDVRKLQKDKFGEEGELFRKRQDLVRPIQERVYGAIQDYAVGKSLDVILDTSGSAGVIYYSKEMDKTEEIIKKIKMMPR